The genomic window TGCATGCCGCGATTCCCACCTCCCGCCTGGTCACCCTCGATGCCACCGGGCACTGCCCGCAACTGAGCGCACCGGAGGCCACCAACGAGGCGATCCTGGAGTTCCTGGCGGACCTGCGGTGATGTGCCGCACCGGCGAGGAGCCGGGCGACGGACCGGAGTCAGCGGGCGTGCAGGACGCCCTGGGCACCGATGTCGCGTTCTCCGCACTACTGGAGGACAGCGCCGAGGAACTGTACGAGCAGGCGCCCTGCGGTTACCTGTCGACGCTTATGGACGGCACCATCGCGAAGATCAACGCGACACTGCTGGAATGGCTGGGGATAGAGCGCGACGCCGTGGTGGGCCGGGTCCGCTTCGCGGATCTCCTCACCGTCGGCGGCCGGCTGTACCACGAGACGCATTTCGCGCCGCTGCTGCGGATGCAGGGCGAACTGCGCGGTGTCGCGCTGGAGATGAAGGCCGCCGAGGGGCGCCGACTGCCGGTGCTGGTCTCCTCCAAGGTCAAGCACGGCAGCCAGGGCGAGCCGCTGCTGGTGCGCACCACCGTCTTCGATGCCTCCGACCGGCGCGCCTACGAGCGCGAACTCCTGCGCCGCCGCGAGGAAGCCGAGCAAGCGCGCGCCGAGGCCGAACGCGCCCACGCGGAGGCGGAAGCGGCCCGCCGGCAAGCCGAGGCGGACCGGCAACGCCTGGCGGACGCCCTCTCCGTACTCCAGCAGTCCCTCGTGCCCTCGACGCTGCCTGCCGTACCGGGACTGGAGACAGCCGTCCACTACCACACCGCCTCCCCCGACCGCCTCGGTGGCGACTTCTACGACCTGTTCCCCCTCAGCGGA from Streptomyces sp. NBC_01198 includes these protein-coding regions:
- a CDS encoding PP2C family protein-serine/threonine phosphatase; the encoded protein is MCRTGEEPGDGPESAGVQDALGTDVAFSALLEDSAEELYEQAPCGYLSTLMDGTIAKINATLLEWLGIERDAVVGRVRFADLLTVGGRLYHETHFAPLLRMQGELRGVALEMKAAEGRRLPVLVSSKVKHGSQGEPLLVRTTVFDASDRRAYERELLRRREEAEQARAEAERAHAEAEAARRQAEADRQRLADALSVLQQSLVPSTLPAVPGLETAVHYHTASPDRLGGDFYDLFPLSGGQWAFFLGDVCGKGPQAAALTSLTRYTLRAAALHDPEPAATLTTLNAVLHERYATSGDPRYCTVIFGILEPGTAHGHIAVRLASGGHPPALVMRADGRVDQLPTPGGLLVGVLPAARFTTARTTLGPGDTLLLYTDGLTEARTGLTREHLFGDDALHAFAIEHAPATPGQIITALTGLLESFGDGLDDDTALLALGAPATPPTTRPATNPPR